The following nucleotide sequence is from Oscillospiraceae bacterium.
GGTCGAGACGCACGATCAGATTCTCTCTGTCGCCAGAAGCGTGAAAAAATCCGGCGCGTCGATTCTGCGCGGCGGCGCGTTCAAACCCCGTACCTCACCCTATGATTTTCAGGGTCTGCACGGCGAGGGGCTGGAACTGCTGCTCGAGGCCAAGCGCGAGACCGGCCTGCCCATTGTCTCCGAGATCATGAACATCAACGATCTCCCGCTGTTTGATCCGGTGGACATGATTCAGGTCGGCGCGCGCAACATGCAAAACTTTGATTTGTTAAAAGCCCTCGGTCAGACCCAAAAGCCGATTCTGCTCAAACGCGGCCTCGCCAACAATCTCAAAGAACTGCTGATGAGCGCCGAATATATCATGGCGGGCGGCAACGAAAACGTCATTTTATGCGAACGCGGCATCCGTACCTTCGAGACCTACACCCGCAACACATTGGACTTGTCGGCGGTCGCAGTGCTGCACGAGATGACCCATCTGCCGATCGTGGTCGATCCCAGCCACGCCATCGGCATCTCCCGTTTCGTCGAACCCATGGCGATGGCGGCGACGGCGGCGGGCGCCGACGGTCTGATGATCGAAGTCCACAACGACCCCGAACACGCGCTCAGCGACGGCGCGCAGTCGGTCACGCCCGAGCAGTTCGAAACCATGGCCGCCAAAATCCTCAAGGTGAGGGAGGCACTCTCATGATTATCGGCATCGTAGGCCTCGGCCTGATCGGCGGTTCGCTTGCAAAGGCATACAAAGCCGCCGGAGCCATCACGGTTTTGGGCGCGGATGCCGACCCCTCCACGCAGGAATTCGCCCGCATTTCCGGGGCAATCGACGGATTTCTGACACCCGAGACGATAAACACCTGCGACGGCATTTTAATCGCAATCTCGCCCGAACGCGCCGCCAACTGGCTGCGCGAAAATGCCGTGCACATCCCGAAAACCGCGCTCGTCGTCGACTGCTGCGGCACCAAGCGCAATATCTGCGCGGTCGGATTCGCAATGGCAAACCAATACGGCTTTGAATACGCGGGCGGTCACCCGATGGCCGGCACCCACCAATGGGGCTTTAAAAGCAGCCGCGCCGATCTTTTCAAAAATGCCTGTTTCGTCGTCGTGCCCCGCGTGTTCGACGACATCAACCTGCTCGAACGCATCAAACAGCTGATTCTGCCTGCGGGCTTCGGCTCGGTCTCGGTGATCACTGCCGAAAAGCACGACTGCATCATCGCCTTTACTTCGCAGCTGGCCCATGTGGTCTCAAACGCCTATATCAAAAGCCCGACCGCGCTCGAACACCGGGGCTTTTCGGCGGGCTCCTATCAGGATCTGACCCGCGTCGCATGGCTCAATCCCGACATGTGGGCGGAACTGTTTTTGGAAAACGGCGACAACCTCGTGCACGAACTCGACACCATCATCGCCTCACTGACCGAATACCGCGACGCCATCACTGCAAACGATAAAGCGACGCTTCGAAAACTGCTCGACGACGGCAGAATCCGCAAAGAGGAGGTCGATGGAAAATGAACACCGTTCTGGTCAACCCGCCCTCCAAGACCTACGAGGTCAAAATCGGCTCCGGCTTGCTCGCACAAGCGGGTGAACTCGCCGCCAAAGTGCATACCCCCGCCAACGCCGTGATTATCACCGACAGCACGGTCGACAAACTCTACTCAGATATTTTGACTAAATCCCTGCAATCCGCCGGTTACACGGTTTTCAAAACCGTCATCCCCGCCGGAGAACAAAGCAAAAACGCCGAGACCTTAATCAATACTTTAAATTTTATGGCCGAGTGCCGCCTGACCCGCGCCGACACGGTTTTTGCCCTCGGCGGCGGGGTCGTCGGCGATCTCGCGGGACTGGCCGCGGCCCTGTTTATGCGCGGCATCGGACTGGTGCAAATTCCGACCACCCTGCTTGCGGCAGTCGATTCCTCGGTCGGCGGCAAAACCGCGATCGATCTGAAAACCGGCAAAAACTTGATCGGTGCTTTTTATCAGCCCGACTTGGTCATCTGCGATACCGACACGCTCAAAACGCTGCCCCCAAGCGAATTTTCCAACGGCTGTGCGGAGGTCATCAAATACGGCTTCATCCGCGACGCCGCCATTTTCGATCTGCTTTCAACGGATAATTTTGACCGCGAGTCGGTCATCACCCGCTGCGTTGAAATCAAGCGCGACGTGGTCTGCGCCGACGAACGGGATACCGGCGAACGCCAGCTGCTCAACTTCGGGCATACCTTCGGCCACGCGGTCGAACAGCGCAGCAATTTCACGCTTCCCCACGGCAGCGCGGTCGCCGTCGGCATGGCGCTGATGACCAAAGCCGCCGTTAAAAAAGGCCTCTGCGACCCGGTATGCCTTGATATCCTTAAAAATCTTCTTGATAAATATAATCTTCCGTCCTCGACTGTTTTTTCCGAGGACGAGATTTTCGACACCGTCTTGACCGACAAAAAACGGTTGTCCGACAAACTGACCCTCGTTGTCCCCCGCAAGCCCGGTCAATGCGATCTGATGAAAATGCCGATCGCGGAAGTCCGTGAGTTTTTACATTTGGGTCTTGAGGGTGTATTATGAATGTAACGATCACACCTGCCCCTTTAAACGGCACCATCGCAGCCATTCCATCCAAATCCCATCTGCACCGCCTGTTGATCTGTGCGGCTTTGGGTGACACCGAACTGTGTCTGCCCTGCCCGAAGCTCTCGCAGGACATCGAGGCCACCGTCCGCTGCCTCAACG
It contains:
- the aroF gene encoding 3-deoxy-7-phosphoheptulonate synthase, translating into MIAVLKHGTSKEQRDSLIKWFEGMGLSTYVSEGEYHTIIGLVGDTSKVDINLLEGLSIIESVKRITEPFKKANRKFHEQPTVVDVSGVKIGGGNFQIIAGPCSVETHDQILSVARSVKKSGASILRGGAFKPRTSPYDFQGLHGEGLELLLEAKRETGLPIVSEIMNINDLPLFDPVDMIQVGARNMQNFDLLKALGQTQKPILLKRGLANNLKELLMSAEYIMAGGNENVILCERGIRTFETYTRNTLDLSAVAVLHEMTHLPIVVDPSHAIGISRFVEPMAMAATAAGADGLMIEVHNDPEHALSDGAQSVTPEQFETMAAKILKVREALS
- a CDS encoding prephenate dehydrogenase, producing MIIGIVGLGLIGGSLAKAYKAAGAITVLGADADPSTQEFARISGAIDGFLTPETINTCDGILIAISPERAANWLRENAVHIPKTALVVDCCGTKRNICAVGFAMANQYGFEYAGGHPMAGTHQWGFKSSRADLFKNACFVVVPRVFDDINLLERIKQLILPAGFGSVSVITAEKHDCIIAFTSQLAHVVSNAYIKSPTALEHRGFSAGSYQDLTRVAWLNPDMWAELFLENGDNLVHELDTIIASLTEYRDAITANDKATLRKLLDDGRIRKEEVDGK
- the aroB gene encoding 3-dehydroquinate synthase, whose translation is MNTVLVNPPSKTYEVKIGSGLLAQAGELAAKVHTPANAVIITDSTVDKLYSDILTKSLQSAGYTVFKTVIPAGEQSKNAETLINTLNFMAECRLTRADTVFALGGGVVGDLAGLAAALFMRGIGLVQIPTTLLAAVDSSVGGKTAIDLKTGKNLIGAFYQPDLVICDTDTLKTLPPSEFSNGCAEVIKYGFIRDAAIFDLLSTDNFDRESVITRCVEIKRDVVCADERDTGERQLLNFGHTFGHAVEQRSNFTLPHGSAVAVGMALMTKAAVKKGLCDPVCLDILKNLLDKYNLPSSTVFSEDEIFDTVLTDKKRLSDKLTLVVPRKPGQCDLMKMPIAEVREFLHLGLEGVL